In a genomic window of Rhodovulum sp. P5:
- the der gene encoding ribosome biogenesis GTPase Der — translation MSFTLAIVGRPNVGKSTLFNRLVGKRLALVDDQPGVTRDLREGEARLGDLRFTVIDTAGLEQATDESLQGRMRALTERAVGMADACLFLIDARAGVLPDDEVFAGILRRKSANVILAANKGEGSAADAGVLEAYGLGLGEPIRLSAEHGEGLGELYTALAPLIEDAEAEIDAEAAPETDVDIEDDGEDEGETLRMPTPARPLQIAVMGRPNAGKSTLINAILGEDRLLTGPEAGITRDSISVSKDWQGTPVRLYDTAGMRKKAKVQDKVEKLSVSDGIRAVKFAEVVVVLLDAQIPFEAQDLKIADLAEREGRAVVVAINKWDLEDDRQGKLKALKEDFARLLPQLRGAPLVTVSALTGRGLDRLHDACLSAYKVWNRRVPTAKLNRWLAGMVEMHPPPAPGGRRIKLRYMTQAKTRPPGFVVMASIPEKLPESYRRYLINGLREDFDMPGTPIRLNFRGQGDKNPFKGRKKSTPSRLRKHLGKGPAGG, via the coding sequence ATGAGTTTCACCCTTGCCATCGTCGGCCGCCCCAATGTGGGCAAGTCGACGCTGTTCAACCGCCTGGTCGGCAAGCGCCTGGCCCTGGTCGACGACCAGCCCGGCGTCACCCGCGATCTGCGCGAGGGCGAGGCGCGGCTGGGCGATCTGCGCTTTACCGTGATCGATACCGCCGGTCTGGAACAGGCCACCGATGAAAGCCTTCAGGGCCGGATGCGGGCGCTGACCGAACGCGCCGTCGGCATGGCCGATGCCTGCCTGTTCCTGATCGATGCCCGCGCGGGCGTTCTGCCCGATGACGAGGTCTTTGCCGGGATCCTGCGCCGGAAATCCGCCAATGTGATCCTTGCCGCCAACAAGGGCGAAGGCAGCGCCGCCGATGCCGGTGTGCTGGAGGCCTACGGGCTGGGCCTTGGCGAACCGATCCGCCTGTCCGCCGAACATGGCGAGGGGCTGGGGGAGCTTTACACCGCCCTTGCCCCCCTGATCGAGGATGCCGAGGCAGAGATCGATGCCGAGGCCGCGCCGGAAACCGATGTCGATATCGAGGATGACGGCGAGGACGAGGGCGAAACCCTGCGCATGCCGACCCCGGCGCGCCCCTTGCAGATCGCAGTCATGGGCCGCCCCAATGCGGGCAAGTCCACCCTGATCAACGCCATTCTGGGCGAGGACCGCCTGCTGACGGGCCCCGAGGCCGGGATCACCCGCGACTCCATTTCGGTGTCGAAGGATTGGCAGGGCACGCCCGTGCGCCTGTATGACACCGCCGGGATGCGCAAAAAGGCCAAGGTGCAGGACAAGGTCGAGAAGCTGTCGGTGTCCGACGGGATTCGCGCCGTGAAATTCGCCGAGGTCGTGGTGGTCCTGCTGGACGCCCAGATCCCGTTCGAGGCGCAGGACCTGAAGATCGCCGACCTGGCAGAGCGCGAGGGCCGCGCCGTCGTCGTGGCGATCAACAAATGGGATCTGGAGGACGACCGGCAGGGCAAGCTGAAGGCGCTGAAAGAAGACTTTGCCCGCCTGCTGCCGCAATTGCGCGGCGCGCCGCTGGTCACCGTGTCGGCACTGACGGGCCGGGGGCTCGACCGGCTGCATGATGCGTGCCTGTCCGCCTACAAGGTCTGGAACCGCCGCGTGCCCACCGCAAAGCTGAACCGCTGGCTGGCCGGTATGGTCGAGATGCACCCGCCCCCCGCGCCCGGCGGACGGCGGATCAAGCTGCGCTATATGACCCAGGCCAAGACCCGGCCGCCCGGATTCGTCGTCATGGCCTCCATCCCCGAGAAACTGCCCGAAAGCTATCGCCGCTATCTGATCAATGGCCTGCGAGAGGATTTCGACATGCCCGGAACGCCGATTCGGCTCAACTTCCGCGGGCAGGGCGACAAGAACCCCTTCAAGGGCCGCAAGAAATCCACGCCCTCGCGGCTGCGTAAACATCTGGGCAAGGGGCCGGCGGGCGGGTAA
- a CDS encoding PQQ-like beta-propeller repeat protein, whose product MTTGFGTLVALDPETGKELWTQRTDAPVTSAPTYRDGIVYIVSRDNRAWAVKASNGRVLWQLPGTPAPSGMIGGASPAVSDRLAIFPFASAELVATLRQSGVRVWAATVAGQRRGFVYANMNDITADPVIAGKVVYTANQAGRAVAVSTTDGERIWTAEEGAYGSVLPVAGSVFLMSDEDKLIRLDARNGETIWSMDLPYFTKKKVHRRKAIYAHYGPILAGGRLWVASSDGFLRAFSPESGALLAEVDLPGGAASRPVVAGGTLYVVSARGELHAFR is encoded by the coding sequence GTGACCACCGGTTTCGGCACGCTCGTCGCGCTCGACCCCGAAACGGGCAAGGAGCTGTGGACCCAGCGCACCGACGCGCCGGTGACAAGCGCGCCGACCTATCGCGACGGCATCGTCTATATCGTCAGCCGCGACAATCGCGCCTGGGCAGTCAAGGCATCGAACGGCCGCGTCCTGTGGCAACTGCCCGGAACGCCTGCGCCCTCTGGCATGATCGGCGGGGCCTCTCCCGCGGTGTCCGACCGGCTGGCCATCTTCCCGTTCGCCTCGGCCGAACTGGTGGCGACGCTCCGGCAAAGCGGGGTGCGGGTCTGGGCGGCCACCGTCGCGGGCCAGCGCCGGGGCTTTGTCTATGCCAACATGAACGACATCACCGCCGATCCCGTGATCGCGGGCAAGGTCGTCTATACCGCCAACCAGGCGGGCCGCGCCGTTGCGGTCTCTACCACCGACGGGGAACGCATCTGGACCGCAGAGGAAGGCGCCTATGGCAGCGTTCTGCCGGTCGCCGGGTCGGTGTTCCTGATGTCGGACGAGGACAAGCTGATCCGGCTGGACGCCCGCAACGGGGAAACCATCTGGTCGATGGATCTGCCCTATTTCACCAAGAAGAAGGTGCATCGGCGCAAGGCGATCTATGCCCATTACGGGCCGATCCTGGCCGGCGGGCGTTTGTGGGTGGCCTCCAGCGACGGGTTCCTGCGTGCCTTCAGCCCCGAAAGCGGCGCGCTGCTGGCCGAGGTCGATCTGCCCGGCGGGGCGGCATCTCGTCCGGTCGTGGCGGGTGGCACGCTTTACGTGGTGTCCGCGCGCGGGGAACTCCACGCTTTCCGTTGA
- a CDS encoding efflux RND transporter periplasmic adaptor subunit yields the protein MRWISMLTAMLVTLSLYLLLMERESVMAFAGAQPAAEPDTAAKVDTLRRVSVVAQRSVARPFAAHVLVRGQTEAAREVDVRAETGGRVISEPLRKGATVAEGSVLCELDPGTREASLAQAEAALAEAKARLPEAGAGVTRAEAQLTEAEINDRAARRLSEEGFASETRVAATASAVSTAKAALVSAQAGLEAAQTAIRTAEASVAAARKDIERLTIRAPFAGVLDSDAAELGALMQPSSLCATVIQLDPIHLVGYVPETELGKIQPGALATGRLASGHTVQGVVSFIGRMADTDTRTFRVEVEIDNSDGMIRAGQTAEILIAAPAQNAHLLPQSALTLDDAGRLGVRLAADGDVARFAPVEVLNDTLEGIWVQGLPQDANVIVVGQEFVSDGVPIRVTQREGRQ from the coding sequence ATGCGTTGGATTTCAATGCTCACCGCCATGCTGGTGACGCTGTCGCTCTACCTGCTTTTGATGGAGCGGGAGAGCGTGATGGCCTTTGCCGGTGCCCAGCCCGCGGCAGAGCCCGACACCGCCGCCAAGGTCGATACCCTGCGCCGCGTGTCCGTCGTCGCCCAACGCAGCGTTGCGCGGCCGTTTGCGGCCCATGTTCTGGTGCGCGGCCAGACCGAAGCGGCGCGCGAGGTCGATGTCCGCGCCGAAACCGGCGGGCGCGTGATCTCGGAACCCTTGCGCAAGGGCGCAACCGTGGCCGAGGGCAGCGTTCTGTGCGAGCTTGATCCCGGCACGCGTGAGGCCAGCCTTGCCCAGGCCGAGGCCGCACTGGCCGAGGCGAAGGCCCGCCTGCCCGAGGCCGGTGCCGGTGTCACCCGGGCCGAGGCGCAACTGACCGAGGCGGAAATCAACGACCGCGCGGCCCGGCGCCTGTCGGAGGAAGGCTTTGCATCCGAAACCCGGGTTGCGGCCACGGCCTCGGCCGTATCGACGGCGAAGGCGGCGCTGGTCTCGGCCCAGGCCGGGCTGGAAGCCGCGCAAACCGCGATCCGCACCGCCGAAGCATCGGTTGCCGCGGCCCGGAAGGACATCGAACGGCTGACGATCCGCGCGCCCTTTGCGGGCGTTCTGGACAGCGACGCGGCGGAACTTGGCGCGCTCATGCAGCCCAGTTCGCTTTGCGCCACGGTGATCCAGCTTGACCCGATCCACCTTGTCGGCTACGTACCCGAAACCGAACTGGGCAAGATCCAGCCGGGCGCTCTGGCCACCGGGCGGCTGGCCTCTGGCCATACGGTTCAGGGCGTGGTCAGCTTCATCGGGCGCATGGCCGACACCGATACCCGCACTTTCCGGGTCGAGGTCGAAATCGACAACAGCGATGGCATGATCCGCGCCGGGCAAACCGCCGAAATCCTGATCGCCGCGCCGGCCCAAAACGCGCATCTGCTGCCGCAATCGGCGCTGACGCTGGACGATGCCGGGCGGCTGGGTGTCCGGCTGGCGGCCGATGGTGACGTGGCGCGCTTTGCCCCCGTCGAGGTGTTGAACGACACGCTGGAGGGCATCTGGGTCCAGGGCCTGCCGCAAGACGCCAACGTGATCGTCGTGGGGCAGGAATTCGTCTCTGACGGGGTGCCGATCCGGGTCACCCAGCGCGAGGGCCGGCAATGA
- a CDS encoding efflux RND transporter permease subunit yields the protein MTGIVDWAASRARMIVALVILSLVAGVMAYVNLPKEGEPDIEIPALFISVPFPGISAEDAEKLLIETMETELSDLDGLDKMEATARENYAGVALEFEFGWDKTKIIADVRDRMNTAEAKFPDGAEKYTINEINFSEFPIIIVNLSGPVPERTLMQVAQDLQDRLEGLEPVLDVVLAGHRDEMVEVIIDPLRLESYNVTAGELVNVVVRNNQLIAAGEVDAPGGTFSVKIPSSFDESQDLYNLPVKTNGDRVVTLGDVADIRLTFEDRTSTARFNGEPTIALQIVKRKGYNIIDTSALVKEELAKAQAEWPADLREAVIVGTSNDQSTTVASMVRQLEGSVLTAIALVMIVVLAFLGTRSALLVGFAIPSSFLLCFVLLGVMDVAVSNIVMFGLILAVGMLVDGAIVVVEYADRRISEGTGPMHAFAEAAKRMFWPIVSSTATTLCAFLPMLFWPGVPGEFMGLLPVTLIFVLSASLIVALVYLPVVGGVAGRFSRILWRVTARVRPLPVVLRAGLMAVALGLVFLGSMQMLNPAYLIPAGGDGAMAILPGVVIFTLGLVASSIAVNSFRTLRKTPVKAGYRRTPIGHLIKFIAGNPIMPVLTIAGVLAFVFSVFTYFGQHNNGVEFFVASEPEQAIVYVRARGNLSLEEKDALVREAEDIVLAEPGILNAFSFAGDGGLNQNTGGASPPLDTIGQIQLELVRWEDRSHDPYLDGDLVLERIEAQLSELPGIETEILNLSRGPASAKPVHLRMKGDDWDSVTQAAETVIAKFEATEGLRDIEDTMPLPGIDWQINVDVEKAGRFGADVATVGEMVKLVTRGILLDTMRVPTSDEEIDIRVRLPEPDRVLATLDTLKVRTDQGLVPLSNFITRTPVEKLGRINRDEGKRYFDVKAAVESGLVNENGQPINDNERIARLTEWLDTGPLPAGIEWEWTGDQEDQKESGAFLSKAFGAALGLMFIILLAQFNSLYNAVLVLLAVVLSTTGVLIGMLVMNQPFSIIMTGTGIVALAGIVVNNNIVLIDTFQEYARYMPRIEAIIRTVEMRLRPVLLTTVTTMAGLSSMMLGVSFDFLNGGYSVDSPTALWWKQLATAVVFGLGIATMLTLVFTPSLLALREWFRVGAYGSARRLSAFIGGPDSRASRDMALAEAARRLGSPELLWTEDDLAAGDAETLEERMLDRRSPGGPLRAAE from the coding sequence ATGACGGGCATCGTCGACTGGGCCGCGTCGCGCGCGCGCATGATCGTGGCCCTTGTGATCCTGTCGCTTGTGGCCGGGGTTATGGCGTATGTGAACCTGCCCAAGGAAGGCGAGCCGGATATCGAGATCCCGGCGCTTTTCATCTCGGTCCCCTTCCCCGGCATTTCCGCCGAGGATGCCGAGAAGCTGTTGATCGAGACGATGGAGACGGAGCTTTCCGATCTCGACGGGCTGGACAAGATGGAGGCGACGGCGCGCGAGAACTATGCCGGTGTCGCGCTGGAATTCGAATTCGGCTGGGACAAGACCAAGATCATCGCCGATGTCCGCGACCGGATGAACACCGCCGAGGCCAAGTTTCCCGACGGGGCCGAGAAATACACGATCAACGAGATCAACTTCTCGGAATTCCCGATCATCATCGTGAACCTGTCGGGCCCGGTGCCCGAACGCACGCTGATGCAGGTGGCGCAGGATTTGCAGGACCGTCTGGAAGGGCTGGAACCTGTGCTGGACGTGGTGCTGGCCGGCCATCGCGACGAGATGGTCGAGGTCATCATCGACCCGCTGCGGCTGGAATCCTACAACGTCACCGCCGGCGAACTGGTCAACGTCGTGGTGCGCAACAACCAGTTGATCGCGGCAGGCGAAGTCGACGCACCGGGCGGCACCTTCTCGGTCAAGATCCCGTCGTCCTTCGACGAATCGCAGGACCTTTACAACCTGCCGGTCAAGACCAATGGCGACCGGGTGGTCACGCTGGGCGATGTGGCCGATATCCGCCTGACCTTCGAGGATCGGACCTCCACCGCGCGCTTCAACGGGGAGCCGACGATTGCGCTCCAGATCGTCAAGCGCAAGGGCTACAACATCATCGACACCTCGGCGCTGGTGAAGGAAGAGCTTGCCAAGGCCCAGGCCGAATGGCCCGCCGATCTGCGCGAGGCGGTGATTGTCGGCACCTCGAACGACCAGTCGACGACCGTGGCATCCATGGTGCGTCAGCTTGAAGGCTCGGTCCTGACCGCCATCGCGCTGGTGATGATCGTGGTGCTGGCCTTCCTTGGCACCCGGTCTGCATTGCTGGTGGGCTTTGCGATCCCGTCCTCCTTCCTGTTGTGCTTCGTGCTGCTGGGCGTGATGGATGTGGCGGTGTCCAACATCGTGATGTTCGGGCTGATCCTTGCGGTGGGCATGCTGGTCGACGGGGCCATCGTTGTGGTGGAATATGCCGACCGCCGGATATCCGAGGGCACCGGCCCGATGCACGCCTTTGCCGAGGCCGCCAAGCGGATGTTCTGGCCCATCGTCAGTTCGACCGCGACCACCCTGTGCGCCTTTCTGCCGATGCTGTTCTGGCCCGGGGTCCCCGGCGAATTCATGGGGCTTTTGCCGGTCACGCTGATCTTCGTTCTGTCGGCCAGCCTGATCGTTGCGCTGGTCTATCTGCCGGTCGTCGGCGGCGTGGCGGGGCGGTTTTCGCGCATCCTGTGGCGGGTCACGGCGCGGGTGCGGCCCCTGCCCGTGGTGCTGCGCGCGGGGCTGATGGCGGTGGCGCTGGGGCTTGTCTTCCTCGGCTCGATGCAGATGCTGAACCCGGCCTACCTGATCCCGGCCGGGGGCGACGGCGCAATGGCGATCCTGCCCGGCGTCGTGATCTTCACCCTTGGTCTGGTGGCCAGTTCCATCGCGGTCAACAGTTTCCGGACCTTGCGCAAGACGCCGGTGAAGGCCGGCTATCGCCGCACGCCCATCGGCCATCTGATCAAGTTCATCGCGGGCAACCCGATCATGCCGGTGCTGACCATCGCCGGGGTGCTGGCCTTTGTCTTTTCGGTCTTCACCTATTTCGGGCAGCACAACAACGGGGTGGAATTCTTCGTCGCTTCTGAGCCGGAACAGGCCATCGTCTATGTCCGCGCGCGGGGCAACCTGTCGCTGGAGGAAAAGGACGCGCTGGTGCGCGAGGCCGAAGATATAGTGCTGGCCGAACCGGGCATCCTGAACGCCTTTTCCTTTGCGGGCGACGGGGGGCTGAACCAGAATACCGGCGGCGCCTCGCCCCCGCTGGACACGATCGGCCAGATCCAGCTAGAGCTTGTCCGGTGGGAGGATCGATCCCACGACCCCTATCTTGACGGCGATCTGGTCCTTGAACGGATCGAGGCGCAGCTTTCGGAACTGCCCGGGATCGAGACCGAGATCCTGAACCTGTCCCGCGGGCCGGCCTCGGCCAAGCCCGTGCATCTGCGGATGAAGGGCGACGATTGGGACAGCGTGACCCAGGCCGCCGAAACCGTCATCGCGAAATTCGAGGCCACCGAGGGCCTGCGCGATATCGAGGACACGATGCCCCTGCCCGGGATCGACTGGCAGATCAATGTCGATGTCGAAAAGGCCGGGCGCTTCGGCGCCGACGTGGCCACCGTGGGCGAGATGGTCAAACTGGTGACCCGCGGCATCCTGCTCGACACGATGCGGGTGCCGACCTCGGACGAGGAAATCGACATCCGCGTGCGCCTGCCCGAACCCGACCGGGTGCTGGCCACGCTGGATACGCTGAAGGTGCGCACCGATCAAGGCCTTGTGCCGCTGTCGAACTTCATCACCCGGACGCCGGTGGAGAAACTCGGCCGCATCAACCGGGATGAGGGCAAGCGCTATTTCGACGTCAAGGCAGCGGTGGAAAGCGGGCTGGTCAATGAAAACGGCCAGCCGATCAACGACAACGAACGGATCGCCCGCCTGACCGAGTGGCTGGACACCGGCCCCCTGCCCGCCGGGATCGAATGGGAATGGACAGGCGATCAGGAGGACCAGAAGGAATCCGGTGCCTTCCTGTCCAAGGCCTTCGGCGCGGCGCTGGGGCTGATGTTCATCATCCTGCTGGCGCAGTTCAACAGCCTGTACAACGCGGTGCTGGTGCTGCTGGCGGTGGTGCTGTCGACCACGGGCGTGCTGATCGGGATGCTGGTGATGAACCAGCCGTTTTCGATCATCATGACCGGGACCGGCATCGTGGCGCTGGCCGGGATCGTGGTGAACAACAACATCGTGCTGATCGACACGTTCCAGGAATATGCCCGCTATATGCCGCGGATCGAGGCGATCATCCGCACGGTCGAGATGCGCCTGCGCCCCGTTCTGCTGACAACCGTCACGACGATGGCGGGCCTGTCGTCGATGATGCTGGGGGTCAGCTTCGACTTTCTCAATGGCGGCTATTCGGTCGACAGCCCCACGGCGCTGTGGTGGAAGCAACTGGCCACGGCGGTGGTCTTCGGCCTGGGCATCGCGACGATGCTGACGCTGGTCTTCACGCCCTCGCTGCTGGCCCTGCGGGAATGGTTCCGGGTGGGCGCCTATGGTTCGGCCCGGCGGCTGAGCGCCTTCATCGGCGGGCCGGACAGCCGCGCCAGCCGCGACATGGCCCTTGCCGAGGCCGCCCGACGGTTGGGATCGCCGGAATTGCTGTGGACGGAAGACGACCTTGCCGCCGGTGACGCAGAAACGCTGGAAGAGCGGATGCTGGACCGGCGGAGCCCGGGCGGGCCGCTGCGGGCGGCGGAGTAG
- a CDS encoding type II toxin-antitoxin system ParD family antitoxin — MATMNVSLPDPMKDWVEGQTKSGRYSNASDYVRDLIRRDQDRQMAIAEVQQLVDQGLASGPAQDFDMDVFLTGKRKDHVGKPE; from the coding sequence ATGGCAACAATGAACGTTTCGCTTCCGGACCCGATGAAGGATTGGGTCGAAGGCCAGACCAAGAGCGGACGCTACAGCAACGCCAGCGACTATGTCCGCGACCTGATCCGGCGCGACCAGGACCGCCAGATGGCCATTGCAGAGGTGCAGCAGTTGGTTGACCAAGGGCTTGCAAGCGGTCCTGCGCAAGACTTCGATATGGACGTTTTCCTGACGGGAAAGCGCAAGGACCATGTCGGAAAGCCCGAGTGA
- a CDS encoding type II toxin-antitoxin system RelE/ParE family toxin, translating into MSESPSERYRLSPAARADLNGIWNYTARMWSPDQADAYLRNLGETFLILCRHPEIARERTEIDPPVRLHPTRSHLIIYRIEDDHLVIIRVVHGRQNWQVFLNE; encoded by the coding sequence ATGTCGGAAAGCCCGAGTGAACGGTATCGCCTTTCACCAGCGGCACGGGCCGATCTGAACGGTATCTGGAACTATACGGCAAGGATGTGGTCGCCCGACCAAGCCGATGCCTATCTGCGCAATCTCGGCGAGACGTTTCTCATTCTGTGCCGTCATCCCGAAATCGCCAGAGAGCGAACCGAGATCGATCCGCCGGTCAGGCTGCATCCAACCCGGTCGCACCTGATCATCTATCGGATCGAAGACGACCACCTCGTGATCATCCGCGTCGTGCATGGGCGCCAAAACTGGCAGGTGTTTCTGAACGAGTAG